A stretch of the Oncorhynchus clarkii lewisi isolate Uvic-CL-2024 chromosome 9, UVic_Ocla_1.0, whole genome shotgun sequence genome encodes the following:
- the LOC139416890 gene encoding mitogen-activated protein kinase 14A-like has product MESPVKKGFLRLEIQKTTWEVPEQYTTLKAVGSGAYGTVCSAIDQQTKEKVAIKKLYRPFQSLIHAKRAYRELRLLRHIQHDNVICLLNVFTPDFSLEKFQTFYMVMPFVAEDLGNIMKRRRLTDRVIVYLFYQLLCGLKYIHSAGIIHRDLKPGNLAVNDNCELKILDFGLARHAESEMTGYVVTRWYRSPEVIFNWMHYSQSVDLWSAGCILAEMITGQVLFPGKDSIDQLKKILHVTGTPPSSLLQKMQSKDARSYVQGLPIQKKKNFKEVFPSLDVNAVDLLDSILLLDPDTRMTAKEGLSHPYLSEFHDPESEPDSPPYDDSFESMELDVGEWSSLIHMEIMTFDPRNPSATAM; this is encoded by the exons ATGGAATCGCCCGTGAAGAAAGGTTTCCTTAGACTGGAAATACAGAAAACAACATGGGAGGTTCCGGAGCAATATACCACACTGAAAGCTGTTGGCTCAGGTGCTTACGGGACAGTATG TTCTGCTATTGACCAGCAGACCAAGGAGAAGGTGGCCATTAAGAAGCTCTATCGTCCATTTCAGTCCTTGATCCATGCTAAACGGGCCTACCGGGAACTACGACTGTTGCGCCacatccagcatgacaat GTGATCTGCCTCCTTAATGTCTTCACACCTGATTTCTCCCTGGAGAAATTCCAGACATT TTACATGGTGATGCCCTTCGTTGCTGAGGATCTCGGTAACATCATGAAGAGGAGGAGATTGACTGATCGCGTCATCGTTTACCTCTTCTACCAGCTTCTATGTGGCCTCAAG TATATCCATTCTGCAGGGATCATCCATCGG GACCTAAAACCTGGCAACCTCGCCGTGAACGATAACTGTGAATTGAAG ATCCTGGACTTTGGTCTAGCGAGACATGCAGAGAGTGAGATGACGGGCTATGTGGTGACACGCTGGTACAGGTCACCAGAGGTCATCTTCAACTGGATGCACTATAGCCAGTCAG tGGACTTGTGGTCAGCAGGCTGCATCTTAGCTGAGATGATCACAGGCCAGGTTCTGTTCCCAGGCAAAGACA GCATTGACCAGTTGAAGAAGATCCTCCACGTGACAGGAACACCACCGTCCTCCCTGCTGCAGAAGATGCAGAGCAaagat GCTCGTTCATATGTGCAGGGTCTCCCTATCCAAAAGAAGAAAAACTTTAAGGAAGTCTTTCCCTCCTTGGATGTAAATG CGGTGGATCTGCTGGACAGCATACTGCTGCTGGACCCAGACACCAGGATGACAGCTAAAGAGGGCCTCTCACACCCCTACCTCTCTGAGTTCCATGACCCAGAATCTGAACCCGACTCCCCACCGTACGACGACTCCTTTGAAAGCATGGAGCTTGACGTGGGAGAGTGGAGTA GTCTGATCCACATGGAGATTATGACTTTTGACCCCAGAAACCCCAGTGCCACTGCAATGTAG